A region from the Branchiostoma lanceolatum isolate klBraLanc5 chromosome 2, klBraLanc5.hap2, whole genome shotgun sequence genome encodes:
- the LOC136426586 gene encoding disintegrin and metalloproteinase domain-containing protein 10-like, translated as MEPAERYFDEPQRFHSVMYMDQDIKYPHRYGPYGGCGTNQRLQDWMEAVQNSAVEEKTSSAPQKDVKREKEKSSRQKRAVGSPEVLDKGSCEMYIQADHKFFEYFQTRNAVIGQISSHVKAINLIYGGVIFKDATSNGITGVTFTVRRVKVNETSGCSDPGGPSCNNPFAPDNIDLRRFLEINSEANHDDYCLAYVFTDRDFGNGLLGLAWTAYASRRSGGICEKYKKYTDWKYMTLNTGILTINNYGAKVPPKVSHISMAHYVGHNFGSPHDTTYNCVPGGEYGNYIMYAGATSGDKANNYQFSSCSKASIHSVLDAKIVGDWPYSPPSTSCFKESNAAICGNGIVEEGEQCDCGYSDHCRMSGEDDCCVPAGNTNACQLQPGKACSPSQGPCCTSQCTPKGSNVECSKESECSASANCDGTNPYCPSPQAKANKTECNNGRQVCWNGICQGSTCEKFDLEECTCRLNENNRQELCNLCCQEPGRPDTCKSSNSSEWPSQYQGLTSRGILKLPPGTPCDDYQGYCNKDFICQQVPTSTEPVSVASCPCLYIMCLQYLAVSIGVTLLNYGVIC; from the exons ATGGAACCGGCGGAACGATACTTCGACGAACCCCAACGGTTCCACTCGGTCATGTACATGGACCAGGATATCAAGTATCCCCACAG GTATGGTCCGTACGGTGGGTGTGGGACGAACCAACGGCTGCAGGACTGGATGGAGGCAGTACAGAACTCTGCTGTAGAAGAGAAGACCTCATCTGCACCACAGAAG GATGTGAAGAGGGAAAAGGAGAAGAGTTCCAGACAGAAGAGGGCCGTTGGATCACCAGAAGTTCTGGACAAGGGTTCCTGCGAGATGTACATCCAGGCGGACCACAAGTTCTTCGAGTACTTTCAGACCCGTAACGCCGTCATCGGTCAGATCTCCTCTCACGTCAAGGCCATTAACCTCATCTACGGGGGTGTCATCTTCAAGGATGCCACCAGCAACGGCATCACTGGGGTGACCTTCACTGTACGCAGAGTCAAG GTGAATGAAACATCAGGGTGTTCGGACCCAGGCGGTCCCTCGTGCAACAACCCCTTTGCACCGGACAACATCGACCTGAGGCGATTCCTGGAGATCAACTCGGAGGCGAACCACGATGACTACTGCCTGGCGTACGTGTTTACAGACAGAGACTTCGGCAATGGTCTTCTCGGTCTGGCCTGGACCGCGTATGCATCAA GAAGATCTGGTGGAATTTGCGAGAAGTACAAGAAGTACACGGATTGGAAGTACATGACCCTGAACACCGGGATTCTGACCATTAATAACTACGGGGCCAAAGTGCCACCTAAGGTTTCCCACATCTCTATGGCTCACTACGTCGGCCACAACTTTGGATCTCCG CACGACACCACGTACAATTGCGTCCCTGGCGGAGAGTACGGGAACTACATCATGTACGCCGGCGCAACCTCCGGAGACAAGGCCAACAACTACCAGTTCTCATCATGTAGCAAGGCGAGCATCCACAGTGTCCTGGATGCCAAGATTGTGGGCGACTGGCCATATTCCCCACCCAGTACTAGCTGTTTCAAAG AATCGAATGCTGCTATCTGTGGTAATGGTATAGTTGAGGAAGGTGAGCAATGTGACTGTGGTTACTCTGACCACTGTCGGATGAGTGGGGAGGACGACTGTTGTGTGCCAGCAGGGAACACCAACGCCTGTCAGCTGCAGCCTGGAAAGGCCTGCAG CCCAAGTCAAGGCCCATGTTGCACTTCGCAGTGCACCCCTAAAGGTTCAAACGTGGAATGTTCTAAGGAATCAGAATGCAGTGCTAGCGCCAACTGCGA TGGGACGAACCCTTATTGCCCGTCTCCACAAGCCAAGGCCAACAAGACAGAGTGCAACAACGGACGCCAGGTGTGCTGGAACGGA ATTTGCCAAGGGTCCACCTGTGAGAAGTTTGACCTTGAGGAATGCACCTGTCGTCTGAATGAGAACAACCGACAAGAGCTGTGTAACCTTTGCTGCCAGGAACCAG GACGACCAGATACATGCAAGAGCAGCAACAGTTCCGAGTGGCCGTCTCAGTACCAGGGTCTGACATCGCGTGGCATCCTTAAACTGCCGCCAGGAACGCCCTGCGACGACTACCAGGGGTACTGCAACAAGGATTTCATCTGCCAACAGGTGCCCACGTCCACCGAACCCGTCTCCGTAGCGTCCTGTCCATGTCTTTACATTATGTGTTTGCAATACTTGGCTGTATCCATAGGCGTAACACTGCTGAATTATGGTGTAATCTGCTGA